The window CCGCCCATGCCCTGGACGCGCTCGGTCACCTTCATCGTGGTCATGCCGCGTCCTCCGCGCTGAGCTGCGAAGCGACGATCTCCGCATAGGTCGGGCAGGTCTCCAGCAGTTCGTCATGCGTCCCGAGTCCGACGATCTCGCCGTCCTCCAGCACCACGACCTGGTCCGCTTCCAGCACCGTCGACACCCGCTGGGCGACGATGATCACCGTCGAATCGCGGGTGACCGGCCGCAGCGCCGCCCGCAGCCGTGCGTCGGTCGACACGTCGAGCGCGGAGAACGAGTCGTCGAACAGGTAGATCTCGGGTCTGCGAACCAAAGCGCGCGCGATGGCTATGCGCTGACGCTGTCCGCCGGACAGGTTCGTCCCGCCCTGGGCGATCGGCGCGTTCAGCCCCTCGTCCAACGCCTCGACGAAGTCCCGCGCCTGCGCGATCCGCAGTGCCTCCCACAGTTCCTCGTCGGTCGCCTCAGGCTTGCCGTAGCGAAGGTTCGACGCGATGGTGCCGGTGAACAGGTACGCCTGCTGCGGCACGAGCCCGATCTTGCTCCACAGCACGTCCTGGTCGAGCCGCCGGACGTCCTCGCCGTCGACCCGCACGACACCGCCGGTGGCGTCGAAGAGCCTGGGGATCAGGTTGAGCAGCGTGGTCTTGCCCGCGCCGGTCGACCCGATGATCGCCGTGGTCTGCCCCGGCCGGGCCGAGAACGACACGTCGCACAGCACCGGGTCGGTCGCGCCCGGATAGGCGAACGACACCCCGTCGAAGTCCACTTCGCCGCTGGCCTTGACCGACATCACCGGGTCGGCGGGCGGCACCACCGAGGAGTCGGTGTCGAGGACTTCCTTGATCCGCACGGAAGCCACAGCCGCGCGCGGGACCATCATCAGCATGAAGGTCGCCATCATCACGGCCATCAGGATCTGCATGACGTAGTTCAGGAACGCGGTCAGCGCGCCGACCTGCATCAGGCCGTCGTCCACCCGGTGCCCGCCGAACCACAGCACACCGATCACCGACACGTTCATGATGAACATGACAAACGGGAACATGGCGGCCATGTAGCGCCCGGTCTTGGTGGCGACGTCGGCGAGCGCGGTGTTCGCACCGGCGAACCGAGCGGTCTCGAACGGCTCGCGGACGAACGCCCGCACCACGCGGATGCCGGTGATCTGCTCGCGCAGCACCCGGTTCACGTCGTCGACGCGGACCTGCATGTCCTGGAAGCCCGGGACCATCCGCTTGATGATGAAACCCAAGCCCACGAACAGGATCGGCACGCAGACCAGCAGCAACCAGGACAACCCGACGTCTTCCTGCAGGGCCATGACCACGCCGCCGACCATCATGATCGGCGCGGCGACCATCATCGTGGTCGTCATCATCACCAGCATCTGCACTTGCTGCACGTCGTTGGTGACTCGCGTGATCAGTGACGGCGCGCCGAACTTGGACACCTCGCGCGACGAGAACGAGCCGACCTGGTCGAACACCCCCGCCCGCAGGTCACGGCCGAACCCCATCGCGGTCTTCGCGCCGAAGTACACGGCGATGCCCGAGCACGTGATCTGCACCAGCGACACCAGCAGCATCCACGCGCCGACACGCAGGATGTAGCCCGTGTCGCCGTTGACGATGCCGTTGTCGATGATGTCGGCGTTGAGGCTCGGCAGGTAGAGCGACGCCATCGTGCCGACCAGTTGCAGGCCGACCACGTAGGTGAGCCAGGTTCGGTATCTGGACAGGTACTCCTTGAGCACCTTGATCAACATCAGTGTTCCCCCTCTTTGGTGACGCCGTGGAGCAGGACGCGGGCGATCTCGTCCGGTGTGATCTCGTCGAAGTCCATGCCGGGATGCCGCGAGCCGAACACGAGGCTGCGGAGCGCGATCGCGGCGGTCTCGGGCGGTACGGACAGTTCGTCGCGGTGTGCGGCGAACAGTTCGGTCAGGGCGGTGTGGAGCGACCGGTTGGCCTCCACGATGAACTTGGGCGGGCCGTCCGCCGGCCGGTCGCCGGACATCAGGAAGCCGCGGACGGCGATCATCACCGCCATCGTCATGCGGAAGCGTTCGAGCAGGTGAGCGGTGATGCGCTCGACCTTGTCGCGCAGGTCTCCCGCGCCTTCGAGTGCGGCGGCAAACGTTTGCGCCCGGTCTTGCGGATTCATCGTCTCCTCGGCGGCGGCGACCATGAGGGCGCACTTGTCGGGGAAGGCCCGGAAGATGGTGCCCTCGGCGATGCCCGCCGCCTCGGCGATCTGTTTCGTGGTGACGGCCTGGCCGTGCTCGATGAGCAGGGGGACGACCGCTTTGACGATCGCCTTGCGACGGTCGTCGGGGGTCATGCGTGGGGCTCGCTGCCGTTCGGTCACCCGAGCGAGTGTAATGAGTGAGTGCTCACTCATCAACTGGATTATCGGCGTGACCCGTTCGGCAGGCTTCGGGTCAGCTGAGGTCGGCCAGCAGCAGCGGGAGGACGACCTCTTCCTCGACCGCCCACCCCGCGCGCAGGGCCTCGGTCAGGGCGGGCTCCCACGGCGCCGCACCTGGGTCGGGGCCAAGCGGTGGAAGGTCGACGTTCTCGGCCCT is drawn from Actinokineospora alba and contains these coding sequences:
- a CDS encoding ABC transporter ATP-binding protein, translated to MLIKVLKEYLSRYRTWLTYVVGLQLVGTMASLYLPSLNADIIDNGIVNGDTGYILRVGAWMLLVSLVQITCSGIAVYFGAKTAMGFGRDLRAGVFDQVGSFSSREVSKFGAPSLITRVTNDVQQVQMLVMMTTTMMVAAPIMMVGGVVMALQEDVGLSWLLLVCVPILFVGLGFIIKRMVPGFQDMQVRVDDVNRVLREQITGIRVVRAFVREPFETARFAGANTALADVATKTGRYMAAMFPFVMFIMNVSVIGVLWFGGHRVDDGLMQVGALTAFLNYVMQILMAVMMATFMLMMVPRAAVASVRIKEVLDTDSSVVPPADPVMSVKASGEVDFDGVSFAYPGATDPVLCDVSFSARPGQTTAIIGSTGAGKTTLLNLIPRLFDATGGVVRVDGEDVRRLDQDVLWSKIGLVPQQAYLFTGTIASNLRYGKPEATDEELWEALRIAQARDFVEALDEGLNAPIAQGGTNLSGGQRQRIAIARALVRRPEIYLFDDSFSALDVSTDARLRAALRPVTRDSTVIIVAQRVSTVLEADQVVVLEDGEIVGLGTHDELLETCPTYAEIVASQLSAEDAA
- a CDS encoding TetR/AcrR family transcriptional regulator encodes the protein MTERQRAPRMTPDDRRKAIVKAVVPLLIEHGQAVTTKQIAEAAGIAEGTIFRAFPDKCALMVAAAEETMNPQDRAQTFAAALEGAGDLRDKVERITAHLLERFRMTMAVMIAVRGFLMSGDRPADGPPKFIVEANRSLHTALTELFAAHRDELSVPPETAAIALRSLVFGSRHPGMDFDEITPDEIARVLLHGVTKEGEH